One segment of Anomalospiza imberbis isolate Cuckoo-Finch-1a 21T00152 chromosome 2, ASM3175350v1, whole genome shotgun sequence DNA contains the following:
- the EGFL6 gene encoding epidermal growth factor-like protein 6 isoform X1, with the protein MQRNGLKHFPAGASVCPSLHSSRARGQLGAVSQPGVCRYGSRLDCCPGWRKNKGHCQATCGHGCKYGECMGPNKCKCFPGFTGKTCNQDLNECGLKPRPCEHRCMNTHGSYKCYCLNGYMLMPDGTCASSRTCAMVNCQYGCEEVKGQVQCLCPSGGLQLGPNGRTCIDIDECSTGKAVCSYNRRCINTFGSFYCKCQLGYELKYTSSRYNCVDVNECVTNRHRCNLHAECLNTQGSFQCKCKQGYQGSGFDCAVIPEKSVKEIARSPGTAKDTIKKLLAQKSSVKKHKTIKNAIPEAAVTPPPKTHLQLLDYEGGIDLGGRYSEEEKETAAAAEEEAEESDEEEKEDFENQIDERSLRGDVFFDCSFSRGVCDWKQDADDDFDWNPADRDRGDGYYMAVPAFVGHKNDRGRLKLLLTDLKPKSSYCLIFSYRLAGEKVGKLRVFLANKKTTPVWEENKGKDEKWRTGKIEIFQGAETTNSVTFESERGKGKTGEIGVDNVILISGPCPEDT; encoded by the exons ATGCAGAGGAATGGACTAAAGCATTTTCCTGCTGGAGCTAGTGTTTGTCCTTCCTTACACAGCTCAAGAGCTCGTGGGCAGCTGGGGGCTGTGAGCCAGCCTGGGGTGTGTCGCTACGGCTCCAGGTTGGATTGCTGTCCTGGCTGGAGAAAGAACAAGGGCCACTGCCAAG CTACCTGTGGACATGGTTGCAAGTATGGCGAGTGCATGGGACCAAACAAATGCAAATGTTTCCCTGGATTTACAGGGAAAACCTGTAATCAAG ATCTGAATGAATGTGGACTGAAGCCACGTCCCTGTGAGCACAGATGCATGAACACACATGGAAGCTACAAGTGCTATTGTCTCAACGGGTACATGCTCATGCCAGATGGCACTTGTGCAA GTTCTAGGACATGTGCCATGGTGAATTGTCAATATGGATGTGAAGAAGTCAAAGGACAGGTGCAGTGTCTCTGTCCATCAGGTGGCCTTCAGCTGGGACCAAATGGAAGGACATGCATTG ACATCGATGAATGCTCCACGGGCAAAGCTGTCTGCTCGTACAACCGCCGATGCATCAACACATTTGGAAGCTTCTACTGCAAGTGCCAGCTGGGATATGAACTAAAATACACCAGTAGCCGCTACAACTGTGTAG ATGTAAATGAATGTGTGACAAATAGACACAGGTGCAACCTCCATGCAGAGTGCCTCAACACCCAAGGATCCTTCCAGTGCAAATGTAAACAGGGCTACCAAGGAAGTGGATTTGATTGTGCTG TTATCCCTGAAAAGTCAGTGAAGGAAATTGCAAGAAGCCCTGGAACAGCTAAAGACACAATTAAGAAACTTCTTGCACAAAAAAGCAGTGTGAAAAAGCATAAAACAATCAAGAATGCAATCCCAGAAGCAGCTGTGACCCCACCTCCTAAGACCCACTTGCAGTTGCTGGACTATGAAGGTGGTATCGATCTTGGTGGGAGATACagtgaggaagagaaagaaactgcagctgctgcagaagagGAGGCAGAAGAGTCAGatgaagaggagaaggaagattTTGAAAATCAAATTGATGAGCGAAGTCTTAGAGGGGATGTCTTTT ttgattGCAGCTTCAGTCGAGGAGTTTGTGACTGGAAACAAGATGCTGATGATGACTTTGACTGGAATCCTGCTGATCGAGATAGAG gTGATGGCTACTACATGGCAGTTCCAGCTTTTGTGGGGCACAAGAATGATAGGGGGCGTTTAAAACTTCTGCTCACTGACCTCAAACCAAAGAGCAGCTACTGCTTGATTTTCAGTTATCGGCTTGCTGGTGAGAAAGTGGGAAAGCTTCGAGTGTTCCtggcaaacaaaaaaactactCCTGTCTGGgaagagaacaaaggaaaagatgaaaagTGGAGAACTGGAAAAATAGAGATATTTCAGGGGGCTGAAACAACCAACAGT GTCACTTTTGAATCAGAACGTGGGAAGGGTAAAACTGGAGAAATTGGAGTGGACAATGTTATACTAATTTCTGGTCCATGCCCAGAAGATACCTGA
- the EGFL6 gene encoding epidermal growth factor-like protein 6 isoform X2 produces MVPAPGSALLAALLAAGLAAAGSSRARGQLGAVSQPGVCRYGSRLDCCPGWRKNKGHCQATCGHGCKYGECMGPNKCKCFPGFTGKTCNQDLNECGLKPRPCEHRCMNTHGSYKCYCLNGYMLMPDGTCASSRTCAMVNCQYGCEEVKGQVQCLCPSGGLQLGPNGRTCIDIDECSTGKAVCSYNRRCINTFGSFYCKCQLGYELKYTSSRYNCVDVNECVTNRHRCNLHAECLNTQGSFQCKCKQGYQGSGFDCAVIPEKSVKEIARSPGTAKDTIKKLLAQKSSVKKHKTIKNAIPEAAVTPPPKTHLQLLDYEGGIDLGGRYSEEEKETAAAAEEEAEESDEEEKEDFENQIDERSLRGDVFFPKVKEAAAFGPHLAQRKIPVSRPEQEVDCSFSRGVCDWKQDADDDFDWNPADRDRGDGYYMAVPAFVGHKNDRGRLKLLLTDLKPKSSYCLIFSYRLAGEKVGKLRVFLANKKTTPVWEENKGKDEKWRTGKIEIFQGAETTNSVTFESERGKGKTGEIGVDNVILISGPCPEDT; encoded by the exons CTCAAGAGCTCGTGGGCAGCTGGGGGCTGTGAGCCAGCCTGGGGTGTGTCGCTACGGCTCCAGGTTGGATTGCTGTCCTGGCTGGAGAAAGAACAAGGGCCACTGCCAAG CTACCTGTGGACATGGTTGCAAGTATGGCGAGTGCATGGGACCAAACAAATGCAAATGTTTCCCTGGATTTACAGGGAAAACCTGTAATCAAG ATCTGAATGAATGTGGACTGAAGCCACGTCCCTGTGAGCACAGATGCATGAACACACATGGAAGCTACAAGTGCTATTGTCTCAACGGGTACATGCTCATGCCAGATGGCACTTGTGCAA GTTCTAGGACATGTGCCATGGTGAATTGTCAATATGGATGTGAAGAAGTCAAAGGACAGGTGCAGTGTCTCTGTCCATCAGGTGGCCTTCAGCTGGGACCAAATGGAAGGACATGCATTG ACATCGATGAATGCTCCACGGGCAAAGCTGTCTGCTCGTACAACCGCCGATGCATCAACACATTTGGAAGCTTCTACTGCAAGTGCCAGCTGGGATATGAACTAAAATACACCAGTAGCCGCTACAACTGTGTAG ATGTAAATGAATGTGTGACAAATAGACACAGGTGCAACCTCCATGCAGAGTGCCTCAACACCCAAGGATCCTTCCAGTGCAAATGTAAACAGGGCTACCAAGGAAGTGGATTTGATTGTGCTG TTATCCCTGAAAAGTCAGTGAAGGAAATTGCAAGAAGCCCTGGAACAGCTAAAGACACAATTAAGAAACTTCTTGCACAAAAAAGCAGTGTGAAAAAGCATAAAACAATCAAGAATGCAATCCCAGAAGCAGCTGTGACCCCACCTCCTAAGACCCACTTGCAGTTGCTGGACTATGAAGGTGGTATCGATCTTGGTGGGAGATACagtgaggaagagaaagaaactgcagctgctgcagaagagGAGGCAGAAGAGTCAGatgaagaggagaaggaagattTTGAAAATCAAATTGATGAGCGAAGTCTTAGAGGGGATGTCTTTT TTCCCAAGGTAAAagaagcagctgcctttggccctCACCTGGCACAGAGGAAAATTCCAGTGTCGAGACCAGAGCAAGAAG ttgattGCAGCTTCAGTCGAGGAGTTTGTGACTGGAAACAAGATGCTGATGATGACTTTGACTGGAATCCTGCTGATCGAGATAGAG gTGATGGCTACTACATGGCAGTTCCAGCTTTTGTGGGGCACAAGAATGATAGGGGGCGTTTAAAACTTCTGCTCACTGACCTCAAACCAAAGAGCAGCTACTGCTTGATTTTCAGTTATCGGCTTGCTGGTGAGAAAGTGGGAAAGCTTCGAGTGTTCCtggcaaacaaaaaaactactCCTGTCTGGgaagagaacaaaggaaaagatgaaaagTGGAGAACTGGAAAAATAGAGATATTTCAGGGGGCTGAAACAACCAACAGT GTCACTTTTGAATCAGAACGTGGGAAGGGTAAAACTGGAGAAATTGGAGTGGACAATGTTATACTAATTTCTGGTCCATGCCCAGAAGATACCTGA